TCTTGGATGAGACTGGCAGGCCGATGGATGCGTGGGCGGTTGAGAATAGCGATGGCTATACGCGATTGGCGGGTTGGTAATCAAGTCCGAGAATCAAACCCGTATTCGCATTCTGGGACATGGCATCTCTCGGTACTTGATGTCGCCGTACAATTCCGGTATGAAACAAGTAGACGTTGTCAAAGCACTGCAGCATGATCACGCGGCCGAATTGAAGAAGGCCGCTCAAAGGCTCAAAGGTACCGCGCGTCATACGCGCATTATGCCTTCGCCGGTCCTTTCCGAAGCCACTGGCCATGAGATTCTTTTGAAGCCGGAAAACCTTCAAGTCACCGGTTCTTTCAAGATTCGCGGTGCGTACAACAAGATTGCATCGCTAACCGAGGCGGATTTGGCCAGGGGCATCGTCACCGCTTCCGCTGGCAACCATGCGCAGGGTGTCGCATACGCGGCACGCGAACGTGGCGCCAAGGCGACCATCGTCATGCCCGAAAGCACGCCTCCGCTGAAAGTCGATGCGACGAAGTCCTACGGCGCCAACGTCGTCTTGCACGGCAACTTATTCGATGATGCCGCCGAATACGCCTCCCAGCTTTCGCAGCGCGACGGTCTGATCTATGTGCATCCCTTCGACGATTACGAGGTGCTTTGTGGCCAGGGCACCATCGGCATGGAGATTCTTGAGGATGTCCCGAACGTCACTGACGTCGTGGTTCCGCTTGGCGGCGGCGGCCTGGGTGCGGGCGTTGCGCTCGCCATCAAGACTTTCAAGCCCGAAGTCCGCGTCATCGGCGCAATCCCGGAGGGTTCGCCCGCTTTCAAGAATTCGTTCGCGGCCGGCACGGTCGTTCCAGCCGACAAAGTGGTCACCTCCGCCGAGGGTGTTGCGGTCGGACATCCTGGTGATCTCACATTCGCCATTCTCAATGAATATCTTGATGATTTGATTACCGTCACCGAACGCGACATCAATGAGATGATTCTTCTGATGATGGAGAAGCACAAGCTGGTGGTCGAGGCCGCTGGAGCGGTTTCGCTCGCCGCGCTTGAGCATCTGAGCCTGCGCTCGCGAGTTTTCGCTTCGGCCAAGGGCAAGCATGTCATCGTCCCGATTATCTCCGGCGGCAACATTGACACGGTCACCATCGGTGCTGTGATTCAAAAGGGTATGATCGCCCGCGGTCGCATCATGAACTTCGAGGTCGAGCTTCCTGATACCCCCGGCCAGCTGGTCAAGGTCGCCCAGGTCCTTGCCGATGCTCGCGCCAATGTCATCGAGCTCAACCACGACCAGTTCAAGGCCTCCGGACACTACACAGATTCGGTCTCCCTCGGCGTCACCGTTGAAACGAACGGCCCCGACCACATCGCCCAGGTCCTGAAAGCCCTTAAAGACGCCGGTTTCGACCCGAAGCGCATCTACTGATACTCGTATTTTGCTATCAAAGGTGTGGATGCCTCCGCGGATTTCGTCCCAGCGGAGGCATCCACACCTGTATCGATAAATGTACAAACGTACTTTTTACTTTTGAATTACGTAACTTTCCGAATGTAATTTGACCTATAACCCGTTTTGGTACATGTTTCCACGCGTAACCGTCTTACGCGGACTTGGGAAGTTATGTTATCAAGCCAATTCTGAAACGAGCATGTTGGGTCAGCGAATCGTCAAGGTGTCGATATGTTCGAGGTCCCGTGTCACGGTTGCCGTCTCGAAGCTGATTTCGTAGAGCAGCATGTCGTCGCCCCCATATTGCAAGGTCTCGGCGTAGCCTGGAATCTTGGCGTCGAACTGTTCGGCGACGTCTCCGATGGCCCTTTTGCTTGGGCGAGCGATGCCCCGCGCCTTGACATGTGCATTGCCGGTGTGGGGCACGGTCGTGAACGCAACGTGGCCGTTTGCCCGGATCTCGGCGACTTTGTTATTGTCTTTGAATGTCGTGAAATACAGGAGATTGCTGTCCGGGTCGAAATAGAAATTGACGATCCTCACGTCAGGAACGTTATCTACGGAAGTCGCCAAGGCCATTTCCGTTTGCTCTGACATAATGTGCAAAAATGTTTCTCGAGTGTTCATAAAAATATACCTCTTTATTCGTTGTTTTCGGCGATGGTCCGGTCAACCAGTTCCGGCAGCGTCATGATGATAATACGAGAACCTGCGGATTGGTGTGACGGTGTCATTTACCCTATTGACTACCTACGGGCGAGGATGGCATGTTCAGTGTTTATCTTGTGCCACATGGGTGCGATGTTAGGCTTCCTCTGCTTCGGCGATCGTTCGATCTACCAGTTCAGGCAAGGCTTTGGCGATGTCGTCGTGGATGAGCGTAGTGGCGATGTTGTCGTACTGCGTGTGTCCCATATTCATAATTGTCATCGGCACTCCGGCCTGCACGGCGGTCGGCGCGAGCGATGCGGCTGGGAAGACCTCGAGCGTCGAGCCGATCACCCAGAACTCGTCGGCCTTGGCTACGCGCGCCATCGACTTCTCCATCGCTCCGTCTGGCAACATTTCGCCGAAATAGACCACGTCGGTTTTGATCAGTCCGTTGCAGGGCATATTGCCGCTATACGGCAGCTTGCGGTGGCAGTGCGGGTCCGGCTCGGCGTCGAGGTTGTCCATGATGTCGGCGGTGTTGTACTTGGCATGACACTTCATGCAGTGCGAGGTGCCGATGGTTCCGTGCAGGTTGACGATCAGATCGCTGGAATTGCCGGCCTTCTCGTGCAGCGCGTCAAAATTCTGCGTGGCAAGCAACGTCAGTAGTCCCGCCTTTTCCAGCTTGACCAGCGCCTTGTGCGCCTCGCCCGGCTCCGCGTTCCACACCGGCGATGCTTTCTGCCAGGCCCACGAATATTCGCGCGCCTTCTTGTCACGCATAAACGCATCGATGTCATAGACGCTCATCTGGTCGGGGTGCTTGGTCCACACTCCGTCCGGTCCGCGGAAGTCAGGAATACCTGCCGAAGTCGAAATGCCAGCACCAGTCAATACCGCAATTTTTTTAGTCATATATATTATTGTAGTCAGGCTGGCGTGGTTCTAGTTGCCGCTGTCTTGCTGTGCCTGTGAGAAAACATTATATTGTCAGGCTATTTATCTGCGGCCGCTTGTTGTATTGAGCGCAGGCCACAGACCTTGAAATCGCGGAGTACCGATTGCATGTGTGGTACAGAGAAATCAAGTGTGGTACACAGGATTATTGCAACGTTCTGGTTCGACCTATGTATAGAGCGCTTGTAAATCTCCGTTACCAACGAACTCATTTCAATATTCGAGACAAATAATTAGATATGAAAAGGCATGTAACGAATTGGTTCTTGCGCTATTGCTTGGAAACGCCAAGGAAAAAGAATTACATCGATTTGATTCTTGACATTTACAAGCTAAAATAACTCGTAAAGGTGTAGTAACGCCTTTAGTGACACGCCGAAAGAACCGCATCATTGCAACGGTTCTTAAGGTTTTTGCGTCCTTCAACTTGCGCGGAATCCGATTTCCGCGTATATTTATCTCTTGCTGCTCAACACGGCAACTTCTCCTCTAAGAGTTGAGATTGTTTGTTGGTGTGGTGGTGGTTTGAGAACTCAAGAGTGTGTCTGTACTACTTTTTATTTGTAAAGCTTTTTTTGATTGCCAGTTTGGCGTCCGCCCCGTGTTTTGCGGGGTGCCTCTAGCGGGGCTGTGAGGGACGTCGAGGTTTTTAGTGGGGGCCATTCCCCCTTATGGAATGGTTCCGTCAATTATTTTGTATAGAGCCGATTTGTTCGGCCTTTCATGTTTTTTGTGGAGGGTTCGATTCTGGCTCAGGATGAACGCTGGCGGCGTGCTTAACACATGCAAGTCGAACGGGATCCATGGTGCTTGCACCGTGGTGAGAGTGGCGAACGGGAGAGTAATGCGTGACCAACCTGCCCCATGTTCCGGAATAGCTCCTGGAAACGGGTGGTAATGCCGGGTGTTCCGCGTGATCGCATGTGATCGCGGGAAAGGGTTACCGACATGGGATGGGGTCGCGTCCTATCAGCTTGTTGGCGGGGCAACGGCCCACCAAGGCTTTGACGGGTAGCCGGCCTGAGAGGGCGACCGGCCTCATTGGGACTGAGATACGGCCCAGACTCCTACGGGAGGCAGCAGTGGGGAATATTGCACAATGGGGGGGGAACCCTGATGCAGCGACGCCGCGTGCGGGATGAAGGCCTTCGGGTTGTAAACCGCTTTTGTTGGGGAGCAAGCGAGAGTGAGTGTACCCTTCGAATAAGCGCCGGCTAACTACGTGCCAGCAGCCGCGGTAATACGTAGGGCGCAAGCGTTATCCGGATTTATTGGGCGTAAAGAGCTCGTAGGCGGTTCGTCGCGTCTGGTGTGAAAGCCCATCGCTTAACGATGGGTCTGCGCCGGATACGGGCGGGCTTGAGTGCAGTAGGGGAGACTGGAATTCCCGGTGTAACGGTGGAATGTGTAGATATCGGGAAGAACACCAATGGCGAAGGCAGGTCTCTGGGCTGTTACTGACGCTGAGGAGCGAAAGCGTGGGGAGCGAACAGGATTAGATACCCTGGTAGTCCACGCCGTAAACGGTGGATGCTGGATGTGGGGCCCATTCCACGGGTTCCGCGTCGGAGCTAACGCGTTAAGCATCCCGCCTGGGGAGTACGGCCGCAAGGCTAAAACTCAAAGAAATTGACGGGGGCCCGCACAAGCGGCGGAGCATGCGGATTAATTCGATGCAACGCGAAGAACCTTACCTGGGCTTGACATGTTCCGGATCGCCTCAGAGATGGGGCTTCCCTTCGGGGCCGGTTCACAGGTGGTGCATGGTCGTCGTCAGCTCGTGTCGTGAGATGTTGGGTTAAGTCCCGCAACGAGCGCAACCCTCGCCTTGTGTTGCCAGCGGGTTATGCCGGGAACTCACAAGGGACCGCCGGGGTCAACTCGGAGGAAGGTGGGGATGACGTCAGATCATCATGCCCCTTACGTCCAGGGCTTCACGCATGCTACAATGGCCGGTACAACGGGATGCGACATGGCGACATGGAGCGGATCCCTGAAAACCGGTCTCAGTTCGGATTGGAGTCTGCAACCCGACTCCATGAAGGCGGAGTCGCTAGTAATCGCGGATCAGCAACGCCGCGGTGAATGCGTTCCCCCGGGCCTTGTACACACCGCCCGTCAAGTCATGAAAGTGGGCAGCACCCGAAGCCGGTGTCCGAACCCCTTGTGGGGCGGAGCCGTCTAAGGTGAGGCTCGTGATTGGGACTAAGTCGTAACAAGGTAGCCGTACCGGAAGGTGCGGCTGGATCACCTCCTTTCTACGGAGAATTCAGGATGCTGTTTGGCATCCGGTGTCGGGCCGTCTCGGGATGTTCCCGTTGATGGTCCTGCTGGTGTGGAAAAGATCAAGGATGACAGCTTTACACATACATTGGAGTATGGGCATGCTTTTGGGCTCCCGGATCGCCACCCCATCCCTTGTGGATGGTGCGATTCGATGCCTTCCGTTGACGGCGGCCCCGGTCGGGGCGTCTGATGCGGTCGTGCGTGGTGGCTTGAGAACTGGATAGTGGACGCGAGCAAGATTTTGATCTTGCTTTGTTAGATGCAATTTTTAAGACCGGTCTCCGATTTTCTAATTGGGGATTTGGTCGATCGTTTTGTGATCATTCATAGTGTGATGATGTGTTGTCCAGAGTTTTTCGCAGAAGGTCCTTGCGGCATGCAGCCCGTATGGGTGTGTGTTGCTGGTAAGGGCGTATGGTGGATGCCTTGGCAGACAGTACCGATGAAGGACGTGTGGGGCCGCGATAGGCCTCGGGGAGCCGCCGACAGGGCTTTGATCCGAGGATTTCCGAATGGGGGGACCCGCCAGCCGTATGGGTTGGCACCGCTTTCGAGCGGGGGGTACGCAGGGAAGTGAAACATCTCAGTACCTGCAGGAAAGGATATTCCGTGAGTAGTGGCGAGCGAAAGCGGATCAGGCCAAACCGGCCGCGTGTGATAGCCTCCAGGCGTTGCGCGGCGGGTGTTGTGGGGCCTGGTGCCCGGATGCTGGAGCGTCCGGCGGAAGTCATAAAGCGGCGTGCTAGGCGAACGGGATTGAATTCCCGGCCGTAGAGGGTGATGGCCCCGTAGCCGGTCGCGCGCTGCCTTCCGATCCAGGTTCCCAAGTAGCACGGGACTCGTGGAATCCCGTGTGAATCCGCCCCGACCGTGGGGTAAGCCTAGATATGACTGTCTGACCGATAGCGAACGAGTACCGTGAGGGAAAGGTGAAAAGCACCCCGGGAGGGGAATGAAACAGTTTCTGAAACCGTGCGCCTACGAACCGTCGGAGCCTCCTTGAGGGGTGACGGCGTGCCTATCGAAAAATGAGTCTGCGAGTCAGTGGCAAGTGGCGAGGCTAACCCGTCGTGGGGGAGCCGTAGCGAAGGCGAGTCTCAAAAGGCGTTTGAGTCGCTTGTCCTGGACCCGAAGCGGGATGATCTAGCCCTGAGCAGGTTGAAGCGCGGGTAAGACCGCGTGGAGGACCGGACCCACCTAGGTTGAAAACTGGGGGGATGACTTGGGGCTAGGGGTGAAAGGCCAATCAAATTCCGTGATAGCTGGTTCTCTCCGAAATGCATTTAGGTGCAGCGTCGTGTGGTTCGCCCGGGGGGTAGAGCTACTGGATGCCTGAGGGCGCGTATCGCGTACCGAAGGCAACCAAACTCCGAATACCCGTGGCGGTATAGCGCGGCAGTGAGTCGGCGGGGGATAAGCTCCGTCGTCGAAAGGGAAACAGCCCAGATCGTCGTCTAAGGTCCCGAAGCGCGTGCTAAGTGGGAAAGGATGTGGAGTCGCATAGACAGCCAGGAGGTTGGCTCAGAAGCAGCCACCCTTGAAAGAGTGCGTAACAGCTCACTGGTCTAGTGGTTCCGCGCCGACAATGTAGCGGGGCTCAAGCACGCCACCGAAGACGCGGCAGCGTACGTTTCGTATGCTGGGTAGGAGAGCGTCCCGTACGGGGTGAAGCGGCAGCGTAAGCTCGCCGTGGACCGTGCGGGAGCGAGAATGCAGACATGAGTAGCGAGAGACGGGTGAGGATCCCGTCCGCTGGATGACCAAGGGTTCCGGGGCCACGTTCATCGTCCCGGGTGAGTCGGGTCCTAAGGCGAGGCCGACAGGCGTAGTCGAATGGACGAACGGGTCGATATTCCCGTACCGGCGCAGGACCGTCCGGGCCGAAAGTCGGGTACTAACCTCCCGCCTTGCGGATGCCTCCCTTCGGGGTGGCTGATGCTTGGCGGTTGGGACAGACCTTCCGGTAGGCCAGCGCAGGAGTGACGCAATGGAAGAGCCGGCCGCGGCGGTGGTAGTCCGTGGCCAAGCGTGCAGCCCGTACCGTAGGCAAATCCGCGGTGCAACAGGGCGAGGCGCGATGGTGGGGCCCGTTGGGGCCGAATCCGGTGGTTTCCGTTGCCGAGAAAAGCTTCGGCGCGAGGTGCTGCGGCGCCCGTACCGCAAACCGACACAGGTGGTCAGGTAGAGAATACCAAAGCGATCGAGCGAATCCTGGTCAAGGAACTCGGCAAATCACTCCCGTGCCTTCGGTATAAGGGAGACCCCCTGCGGTGATGGGCTTCGCGCCCGGAGCCGCGGGGGGTGGCACAGACCAGGGGGTAGCGACTGTTTACCAAAAACACAGGTGCATGCGAAGGCGCAAGCCGCTGTATATGCACTGACGCCTGCCCGGTGCCGGAAGGTTAAGAGGATCCGTCATCCCTCTTCGGAGGGGGCAGCGGTGAATTCAAGCCCCGGTAAACGGCGGTGGTAACTATAACCATCCTAAGGTAGCGAAATTCCTTGTCGGGTAAGTTCCGACCTGCACGAATGGCGTAACGACTTCCCCACTGTCTCGACCAGGAGCTCGGCGAAATTGCAGTACGAGTAAAGATGCTCGTTAAGCGCAGAAGGACGAAAAGACCCCGGGACCTTTACTATACCTTGGTATTGTCATTAGGTGGAAACTGTGTAGCATAGGCGGGAGGCTTCGAAGCGCGGGCGCCAGCCCGTGTGGAGCCGCAAGGTGAAATACCGCTCTGTCTCCATTTGATGTCTAACCTCGACGCGTGATCCGCGTCAGGGACAGTGCCTGGCGGGTAGTTTAACTGGGGCGGTTGCCTCCCAAAGGATAACGGAGGCGCTCAAAGGTCCGCTCAGCCCGGTTGGCAATCGGGTGTCGAGTGCAATCGCACAAGCGGGCTTGACTGTGAGACTGACGGGTCGAGCAGGGACGAAAGTCGGAGATAGTGATCCGGTGCCGGCGCACGGGCGCGGCATCGCTCAACGGATAAAAGGTACCCCGGGGATAACAGGCTGATCATTCCCAAGAGTCCATATCGACGGGATGGTTTGGCACCTCGATGTCGGCTCGTCGCATCCTGGGGCTGTAGCAGGTCCCAAGGGTTCGGCCGTTCGCCGATTAAAGCGGCACGCGAGCTGGGTTCAGAACGTCGTGAGACAGTTTGGTCTCTATCCTCTGCGCTCGTTGGAATATTGAGGAGACCTGCCCATAGTACGAGAGGACCTGGGTGGACGAACCTCTGGTATGCCGGTTGTCGCGCCAGCGGCACGGCCGGTTGGCTACGTTCGGAAGGGATAACCGCTGAAAGCATCTAAGCGGGAAGCCTGCTCCGAGATCAGTATTCCTTGAGGCTTCGAGCCTCTGTAGGCCCCAGGCGAGAACACCTGGTTGATAGGCCGGACGTGGAAGCCCCGCGAGGGGTGGAGCCGACCGGTACTAACGGCCGAAAGGCAATCACACCCCCAACCGTTGCGGTTGGGACGTGAGGCATCTTCTGCGATAAACGAAGACGGCATTGAGCACTTCGATGTCACATCACGATTCATCCGCATCCAACGCGTCCGCTTTCCGGTTCCCGAGCCGCCACATGCCGCAGCCCCGAGGGTTGCGTACAATTCAAGATTTGCGGCGGCCATAGCCCAGGGGAGACGCCCGGTCCCATTCCGAACCCGGAAGCTAAGGCCTGGCACGGCGATGGTACTGCACCCGACAGGGTGTGGGAGAGTAGCCCGCCGCCGCACCACACTCCACGAAAGGGGAGCGCCCGAAAGGACGGCTCCCCTTTTCTCATACCCCACACACACCACGGCCACAAGCCGCACGGCACCCGCGGCCCCCCCACGAGGCCTCCGCGCGCACCGGCCGCGGCCGCACACCCGCACGGGACGGAATCCCGGGAATGGGATCCGCGTCACGACCCTCCGCACTATCGGTACGTTGCATCCTCGTCATGCATGCTTCGTCAGCCGGAATTACTTTGTTATATCCGCACATTTCGATAATATCGAATTATGACAGTGCAACTGTGCGATATCGACAAATCAAACTTTTATCAGGTCCTGGACATGCGCCGACCTGAAGGCGAAGAATATGTGGCGCCGAACAGCGTTTCCCTTGCCGAGGCATGGCTCTATGGGGATGAGCACACGGTCCATCCTTTTGCAATCTATGACGATGATGCCTTGGTGGGCTTTGCAATGACCCATGACGATTGCAATCAACGAATTTGCCATGTCTGGCGGATCCTGATACCGGAAGAATATGTGAACCATGGGTATGGCTCACGTACGCTGGAACTTTTGGCTCAAAAAGCGAAAGCTGCCGGCATGGTTCGGTTGCGTTTAAGCTACGTGCCTGGCAACGCCATGGCCGAACACGTATATGTCAAGGCGGGTTTCACCGCTACTGGTGAGATTGATGACGGCGAGATCGTCATGGAACGATTTCTACTCGAGAGTTCAGATGCTTTTGGTCTGATTGAAAAGCGACTTGGCGATGATAGCGGTACGACAGATATCGATGATATCGATTGGGATACACTGTGACGAATACGTTGTTACCGAAAACTTGCCACAGAAAATGGTAAAAACTTAAGCGTCCACAATTCCGGCAATCATTCATGCAGATTGTTGCAGATCCGAAATCAGAACCGTATCAGCCGCCTCATCTTTTTCAAAAGCTTCAGCAGGCCAGTAAAAGATTGTGCCCCAGGCGGATCAACGGTCAGCATCGTCGTGTGGCTTACTATATCGATGACGATACGCAAACAGAAACTATCTACCCTGTTTGGAGCCATAACGAATAACCTCAGTTGTACAGTGATTTGTTCATGTTTATGTCGTAGTTTGGTTTGGGTTTATAGGTTCTCATTAAGTTTTCGTTGCCTTGCCTTGGTAAGAAGAAGGAATCGCTTGAGGCACCATAATCAGCATTGAGCGTTTAAAAGCGTAAAAGAAGCGTATATCTGCAAATCAAACGAACATAATGTTCATTATCGGATTTGGCGAACATTGTTGTTTTGTTGAAAACGGTGGTATCCTCGACTGAGTAATTATGCTTGAAATGTGGTAAATATAATCAAGGATGGGTAATGGTTCAATCTGGATGTATTAAGGAGCAGGTTTCCTTTTATGAAGAAGTTGCAGATAAACTATCGGCTTTTCGTCAAGATAGCAGACCCTTACTTGCGAAAATAAAAAATGTTGATCGAAGAATGGGTATCAGTCCTAGAAAATATCTTATTAATGTCATAGACCCCTTTACGGTATACAATCTTTTCAATGCTTATGCGCGAACATCTAACTTTCAAAATCGGCAGCATTATATGTCTGAGCTTAAGAGTGAGCTTGCTATCAAAGCACCGGTTCCGACTGACTTAAAAGGCATTTCCATAAGAAGTGCTGGCCCGCCAACATTCTATCGGACGTCGGTAAAAAACAGACGAGTATCTGCAGCTCAGCAGAAGGAAGATATAGAGAATCTGTGGCTTTTATTTGAAGCTGCCAGAGTTCTTGAGTCTGATGACACGAATAAAGCTCGTCAAACATTTATGAACGCATATGATGTAGTGTTGAAAATTCCCGGACTTAAGTGGTCTCTGACTAACGGGCTGAGTTGGCTGAATCTTCAGCGTTACGTATCGCTGAGTGAATATAACAGAAGATTTATCCAGGGCCAACGGCAGCCAGTATTTGAAAAGGTTGCTGCCTTGTTAGATAATAACCCGCCCAATGGTGGTGACTATCTCGAGCTCTGTGATGATTGCCTGAATGCGGTTCAGAGCGAGAAAGTTCCTTATTCAAGTCTGCAGGACATGTCATATCATGCTTGGGAAAGTCATGGTGGGAGCGTCCCAGATGCCTCGATGTCGGATACCGAACCGTCGTCAAATCGCGATTCTTTAGCGGATGATGCTGGTGTCGGCTCAAATACAAGTGTGCCCAGCGATGATGGGACTGGAGAAAAACGAGACGGTGCCGCTCCGACAGAGGCTACCAACCCTAGAGTTCAAGAGATTTTCGAGATGATGACTAGGAGGCATGGTTCCCCCAACGTTATTCTTCATGGTGCGCCGGGAACAGGCAAGACGACGATGGCGAAACAAATTGCTGCGAAGATCATCAGGGTTCCAGATGTTGCAGCGCTTGCGGAGGATGACTTTCGTTTCGACTTTGTCCAGTTCCATCCGAGTTATGACTACACTGATTTTGTAGAAGGGATACGTCCGGTGAAGGCTGTTGATTCCCGATCCGGTTTTGAGTTGCGTCCTGGTGTGTTTATGCGATTCATAAATAAAGCGCGTAAAGATCCTGAGCGGAAGTATGTTTTCGTCATTGATGAGATTAACCGCGGCAATATATCGGAGATTTTTGGTGAGCTGTTTTTCAGCATCGATCCAGGGTACCGTGG
The window above is part of the Bifidobacterium sp. ESL0732 genome. Proteins encoded here:
- the ilvA gene encoding threonine ammonia-lyase, which translates into the protein MKQVDVVKALQHDHAAELKKAAQRLKGTARHTRIMPSPVLSEATGHEILLKPENLQVTGSFKIRGAYNKIASLTEADLARGIVTASAGNHAQGVAYAARERGAKATIVMPESTPPLKVDATKSYGANVVLHGNLFDDAAEYASQLSQRDGLIYVHPFDDYEVLCGQGTIGMEILEDVPNVTDVVVPLGGGGLGAGVALAIKTFKPEVRVIGAIPEGSPAFKNSFAAGTVVPADKVVTSAEGVAVGHPGDLTFAILNEYLDDLITVTERDINEMILLMMEKHKLVVEAAGAVSLAALEHLSLRSRVFASAKGKHVIVPIISGGNIDTVTIGAVIQKGMIARGRIMNFEVELPDTPGQLVKVAQVLADARANVIELNHDQFKASGHYTDSVSLGVTVETNGPDHIAQVLKALKDAGFDPKRIY
- a CDS encoding pyridoxamine 5'-phosphate oxidase family protein — its product is MSEQTEMALATSVDNVPDVRIVNFYFDPDSNLLYFTTFKDNNKVAEIRANGHVAFTTVPHTGNAHVKARGIARPSKRAIGDVAEQFDAKIPGYAETLQYGGDDMLLYEISFETATVTRDLEHIDTLTIR
- a CDS encoding Sir2 family NAD-dependent protein deacetylase, which translates into the protein MTKKIAVLTGAGISTSAGIPDFRGPDGVWTKHPDQMSVYDIDAFMRDKKAREYSWAWQKASPVWNAEPGEAHKALVKLEKAGLLTLLATQNFDALHEKAGNSSDLIVNLHGTIGTSHCMKCHAKYNTADIMDNLDAEPDPHCHRKLPYSGNMPCNGLIKTDVVYFGEMLPDGAMEKSMARVAKADEFWVIGSTLEVFPAASLAPTAVQAGVPMTIMNMGHTQYDNIATTLIHDDIAKALPELVDRTIAEAEEA
- a CDS encoding GNAT family N-acetyltransferase translates to MTVQLCDIDKSNFYQVLDMRRPEGEEYVAPNSVSLAEAWLYGDEHTVHPFAIYDDDALVGFAMTHDDCNQRICHVWRILIPEEYVNHGYGSRTLELLAQKAKAAGMVRLRLSYVPGNAMAEHVYVKAGFTATGEIDDGEIVMERFLLESSDAFGLIEKRLGDDSGTTDIDDIDWDTL
- a CDS encoding AAA family ATPase, whose protein sequence is MVQSGCIKEQVSFYEEVADKLSAFRQDSRPLLAKIKNVDRRMGISPRKYLINVIDPFTVYNLFNAYARTSNFQNRQHYMSELKSELAIKAPVPTDLKGISIRSAGPPTFYRTSVKNRRVSAAQQKEDIENLWLLFEAARVLESDDTNKARQTFMNAYDVVLKIPGLKWSLTNGLSWLNLQRYVSLSEYNRRFIQGQRQPVFEKVAALLDNNPPNGGDYLELCDDCLNAVQSEKVPYSSLQDMSYHAWESHGGSVPDASMSDTEPSSNRDSLADDAGVGSNTSVPSDDGTGEKRDGAAPTEATNPRVQEIFEMMTRRHGSPNVILHGAPGTGKTTMAKQIAAKIIRVPDVAALAEDDFRFDFVQFHPSYDYTDFVEGIRPVKAVDSRSGFELRPGVFMRFINKARKDPERKYVFVIDEINRGNISEIFGELFFSIDPGYRGLKGKVKTQYANLHDDNDKKSSSNADKDDSNDWFYIPENVYIIATMNDIDRSVDTFDFAMRRRFRFVPISVEDSKVMLSGAQIGQAEAFMDKVNDEIKVSGLGSGYCIGASYFVNMAQGEETARELWKNELKPLLIEYQRIMPESDGARTLQDFEEKEDQEVDSVEPLPE